atatctggccctaggtgagtgatcacaccatcatgattatcttggttgtgaagattttttttgtatagtacttctgtgtattcctgccacctcttcttaatatcttctgcttttgttaggtccataccatttctgtcctttattgagcccatctttggatgaaatgttcccttggtatctctaattttcttgaagagatctctagtgtttcccattctgttgttttcctctatttctttgccttgatcgctgaggaaggctttcttatctctccttgctcttctttggaactctgcattcagatgcttatatctttcctcttctttgcttttcgcttctcttcttttcacagctatttgtaaggcctcctcagacagccattttgcctttttgcatttcttttccatggagatggtcttgatccctgtctcctgtacaatgtcacaaacctcattccatagttcatcaggtactctatctaccagatctagtcccttaaatctatttctcacttccactgtataatcatatgatTTGATTATATTTGCAGAAGATAGGTTATAAACTTTTGGGCAAGAACCACACagtattatacattattttaaattatataaaagtacccaaaataagaaaatctaaCATCCTAATATGTTTGCTTTAGATTGTAAATGGAAACCACCTTTCAGCCATCCCCACATAACATCCATGGCCTCTCTCCTAACATGACCACCACCCTGAAGTTGGTCCATCCTGTTcatatattctcatttttattatttaagacaCTATATCCATAAACAATAAGAAATAttactctgcattttaatacttTAAGCCAACAATATCTAATACAAACATAATGTGAGCTATATGTGTACTTTTAAATGTTACAGTGGGCATATTTTGCAAAGTTGAAACAGGTCAActttaatgttatattttatgtAACCCAGTATAGCGAAAATATAATTTGAACTTgtaattaatgtaaaaaaattactaaattaatattcttaagaaaaatgTTACTAAGTCTTTGAGATCCTGCTGGTAGTTTATATATACTGGCATATGTCAGTTCAGGTTTTAAGTTTAGACTTAACACTTAAGTCGAAAAAATAGATTGTTCCAAACATATTTAGAAGTTTTCCAATAAGTGAAATcagtttaagattttttaatgaattaaaatgaacaattcaGTTTTTCATTCACAATTAACCACATTTAAAGTGCTCGATATCCACATAAGGCAAGCAGACACCCTATTGGACGGTGCAgcttgaaaagaaaacacaacactCACCATTAAGCATCTTTTGCCCActacatttatttaaagtttttcttcctttgctgttTCTTAGAGCGGAAGTGCACAGATGGACTGGATGGCTATGAATATCAGGGTAGATgacagtttacatttttaaaaactcatctaTCACTCAGTTTACTCAGCAAATATAACAGAGCTTTCAAAAAAACCCTActgctttctatttttgtttaaacAATGGGATTGAACAGGATATACGTACTGATAAATGACGCGCTACCATTAGCAAAGATGCAGCTTTCGTACCAGCCACTCCCAACCTTCCACACCGCCCTCCACAGGCAGGCGTACACACGTACATTCACACGCGCGAGCACACAGACACGTACCCAGACACGCGTGTGCGCGCTCACGAGGTCGAAGCGCCACTTTCCCGGAGCTCTCGGCCGAGCGCGCGTCTTCGGTCTCTGGGAGCTCGTGGCTGACCGGAACTCGGAGGggttctgctttttatttttcaagggtGATTAGGTTCCTTCGAGGACAAAGTGGAGGTGCCCGGGCTGGAGGAGGAAAGCAGCCCCTTTAAGTCCACTCGTCCGGAGCTCCACCTCAGGAGGCCAGACAGAGTGCGCCCCGCAAGCCAGCGCGATCCTCGCACGGACAATGCTAGAATCTGGAGAGCCTCCAGTCCTCCTGCCGAACGGGAGGTTAGGACGCATGTCATCGCCCTGCCCACCGCCCCCGCAGGCGCCCTGATGGACCATCTCGGGCGTCAGTCGGCAGAGCTGCTACCCAGACCCCATGGGGTTAGACATGAGACCTCTGGGACCCAAAAACTGCCAGAGCGCCGTTCTCCTTGGTTTGGGTTTCCCACAAAaacgttgtttagttgctaagtcgtgtctgactcttgcaaccccatggactgtagcccgccaggctcctctgtccatgggcttttccaggcaacaatactggagtgggttgccatttccttctccaggggatcttccccacccaggggtcgaacccatgtctcctgcgtttggcaggcggattctttactactgagccacttgggaagccccacaaaagaCGTATTTACATCAAAAACTTTTTCACAGATACAAAAAAGGCCCgaaacttttttcccccacaccTTTCCTCCTCTCGTATCCCCTTCCTTCCTACCCTCGCATCCCCTCCCCTCCTACCCCCGCCTCCCGCCTTTTGTGCTTCGCTTCAGGAGTTAAGTGACCTCTTCGTCTGAAGTGCCAGCTCTGCAAAGTCCAGGAGCTAAACACAGCTCAACTTCCCGGGAGCTACCAGAGCCAGAAAACATCACAACCCCCCTCCCAACCACACGCCCCTGTTTTCTCAATGTAttaccgaaaaaaaaaaaaaaaaaaaaaaaaaaccagctccGCCTCCGCGCGATGAATGCTGGGATAAGTAGTTCCCCTAAACCATGAAGCTCGATGTCAGACTGGAGCTCAGGTTGGCTTCCCAAAAGAGAACTACAATTCCCGTGGTGCCCTGCGGGCAGAATGGAAGGGGCGGAACGGCAAGGGCGCAACGCGCTTGCGCAGATCGAGGGCCGAAGGGAGGCGGAGGTATTGAGGTCCAACTGCTGAGGAGTCTCCATGTGACAGAGAGCGGCGTCCCAGCTCCAGGCGACGCCAGATTCCAGTTCCCGATCCCACGCCCCGTCCACTGACCCTGTGCCTGCAGATAGCAGCAGGCCGGGGCCCCGTGGTCTTGGCCGGAGGACCCTGGCTCAGAGTTAATAGTCTCCGCCAAGCAGGTGCGAGGGACCGCCGAGACCCCCTGCATCTCCAGAGAGGCAGGCGGCGCGGAGAGCAAGGCTTCTGTCATCGCGGCGCTGCGAGTGCGGGAACATGAACGGCTTCACTCCCGAGGACATGAGCCGCGGTGGGGACGCGGCCGCCGCTGTGGCCGCCGTGGTcgccgctgctgccgccgccgcgtCAGCCGGGAACGGGGCTGGGGCTGGCGCCGGGGCCGAGGTGCCGGGTGCAGGGGCAGTCTCGGCGGCGGGGCCGCCGGGAGCGGCAGGGCCGGGCCCCGGGCAGCTGTGCTGTCTGCGCGAGGACGGCGAGCGGTGCGGCCGGGCGGCGGGCAACGCCAGCTTCAGCAAGAGGATCCAGAAGAGCATCTCCCAGAAGAAGGTGAAGATCGAGTTGGATAAGAGCGTAAGTGACGGCGGTACGAATCTGCTCTGCCCGCCCCCCGGGGCGCTCGGGGAGAGGAGCAGACGCGTGTCGGTGAGGGTGCGGGAGCCCCAGACCTGGGTGCCTCGCGAGCCCGTTCCGGGGTCCCTAGTAGGAAGCAAACAACAAAGTGCTGCAACTCGGCCCGCCGTCCGCAGTAGACACTCTCGCGCCCCCCGGACCCGCTCCCGCGCCCCCACCCCTTAGGGCCCCCACTCCTCCTCTGAGGGGGTCGGTAGTGAAACAAAGGGGGCGGCCGCGCCGAGAACCCAGAGTAGCTGTTCTGCAACCCACGGCTCCTTCTGGAACCGAGGCACCTTCTTTGTTTTGTTGCCCGAGCGGGTCGCTTCCCCGGTCCAGGAGTGGAGTTCAGCCAGGACCGGACGCTGCGGGCGATTAGGACCCTGTCTCGGGTCCCGCGGGTGCGGGGTAGGGGACCCCCGGCTGCGAGCCGCGCGGC
This portion of the Bubalus bubalis isolate 160015118507 breed Murrah chromosome 3, NDDB_SH_1, whole genome shotgun sequence genome encodes:
- the SAP30 gene encoding histone deacetylase complex subunit SAP30 isoform X2: MNGFTPEDMSRGGDAAAAVAAVVAAAAAAASAGNGAGAGAGAEVPGAGAVSAAGPPGAAGPGPGQLCCLREDGERCGRAAGNASFSKRIQKSISQKKVKIELDKSARHLYICDYHKNLIQSVRNRRKRKGSDDDGGDSPVQDVDTPEVDLYQLQVNTLRRYKRHFKLPTRPGLNKAQLVEVYKVQ